In Aurantimicrobium minutum, the following proteins share a genomic window:
- a CDS encoding acyl-CoA dehydrogenase family protein → MTSHLNDEEQMLVDTVRAFIDRDVKPTVNEVEHANEYPEAWIEQMKEMGIYGLAVPEEYDGLPISMPAYVQVTEELARGWMSLSGAMGGHTVVAKLLTLYGTEEQKSKYLPLMATGELRATMALTEPSGGSDLQAITTVAKTDGNDLVINGSKTWISNARRSGLIALLAKTDPNAEPRHTGMSIILVEPGPGFSVSRDLPKLGYKGVESCEISFDDYRTPVTQILGGEPGKGFTQFMKGLEVGRIQVAARSLGVAAAALEDSIRYAQERETFGKPIWKHQSIGNYLAEMATKLTAARQLTLFAAEKYESGERCDMEAGMAKLYASEVAMEIALNAIRIHGGYGYSTEYDVERYFRDAPLMIVGEGTNEIQKNVIAQQLIARGGL, encoded by the coding sequence ATGACCTCACACCTCAACGACGAAGAACAGATGCTCGTAGACACCGTCCGAGCCTTTATTGACCGCGATGTAAAGCCCACCGTCAACGAAGTTGAACACGCGAATGAATACCCTGAAGCGTGGATTGAACAAATGAAAGAAATGGGTATCTACGGGCTCGCTGTTCCCGAAGAATATGACGGTCTTCCCATTTCTATGCCTGCCTACGTCCAGGTCACTGAAGAACTAGCTCGGGGATGGATGAGCCTTTCGGGAGCAATGGGTGGTCACACTGTTGTTGCCAAGTTGTTGACCCTCTATGGAACTGAAGAGCAAAAGAGCAAATACTTACCTCTCATGGCTACCGGTGAACTCCGCGCCACCATGGCACTGACTGAACCCAGTGGTGGCTCTGATCTTCAAGCAATCACTACTGTTGCAAAAACCGACGGAAATGACCTGGTGATTAATGGCTCAAAAACCTGGATTTCAAACGCTCGCCGTTCTGGGCTGATTGCGCTCTTGGCAAAGACTGACCCTAATGCAGAACCACGTCATACAGGGATGTCGATCATTCTGGTTGAGCCAGGACCTGGCTTCAGTGTTTCCCGAGACCTACCCAAACTGGGATACAAGGGCGTTGAATCCTGCGAGATTTCCTTCGATGACTACCGCACTCCAGTTACTCAAATTCTTGGGGGTGAACCGGGTAAAGGATTTACCCAGTTCATGAAGGGTCTTGAAGTTGGCCGCATTCAGGTTGCCGCTCGGTCACTCGGTGTGGCAGCTGCGGCATTGGAAGACTCCATCAGATATGCGCAGGAACGTGAAACCTTTGGCAAGCCAATCTGGAAGCATCAATCCATCGGGAACTATCTCGCTGAAATGGCAACCAAGCTCACCGCTGCTCGGCAACTTACACTTTTTGCGGCTGAGAAATATGAAAGTGGCGAACGCTGTGACATGGAAGCAGGCATGGCTAAGCTCTATGCCTCAGAAGTTGCGATGGAGATAGCACTTAATGCCATCCGCATTCATGGTGGCTACGGTTATTCAACCGAATACGATGTTGAGCGCTACTTCCGTGATGCCCCACTAATGATTGTCGGTGAAGGCACGAATGAAATTCAGAAAAACGTCATTGCCCAGCAACTTATTGCTCGTGGCGGACTGTAA
- a CDS encoding type 1 glutamine amidotransferase: MSKTILLVTHEETVASDYGYVAEYLNELGHTVIHHEVLNATQHYDGFLPANTNFPSLDGVDSVIIFGSFTHAYNPATRAWVEEEIEFIRTIRERGIPYLGICFGAQLLAEVLGGRTIKAERMEVGMIEFDTSAGCPTAPGPWFSWHNDIVELPDDVEILARSEIAPQVFKAGNSLGVQFHPEVTTELMNEWLRVGGDELTGTYTADEFRKEWDAKGKYAQAHGRELIDWFLTVEPVTA, translated from the coding sequence GTGTCAAAAACAATTCTTCTCGTCACGCACGAGGAAACCGTTGCATCCGACTACGGGTATGTTGCGGAGTATCTGAATGAGCTAGGCCACACAGTTATTCACCACGAAGTGCTGAATGCGACTCAACACTATGACGGATTTTTGCCTGCAAACACCAACTTCCCATCTCTAGACGGTGTTGACTCTGTCATTATTTTTGGCTCATTTACACACGCCTACAACCCTGCAACACGTGCATGGGTAGAAGAAGAAATCGAATTCATTCGAACTATTCGTGAACGCGGTATTCCGTATCTGGGTATCTGCTTCGGAGCTCAACTCCTGGCAGAAGTTCTTGGCGGTCGAACCATCAAGGCAGAACGAATGGAGGTAGGAATGATTGAATTCGATACCTCTGCCGGATGCCCTACCGCTCCTGGACCCTGGTTCTCCTGGCATAACGACATCGTCGAACTTCCCGACGACGTTGAGATCCTTGCTCGCTCCGAAATTGCTCCCCAGGTTTTCAAAGCCGGAAACTCCTTGGGAGTGCAGTTCCATCCAGAAGTGACAACCGAGCTCATGAACGAATGGCTTCGCGTTGGCGGGGATGAATTGACCGGCACCTATACCGCGGATGAATTCAGGAAAGAGTGGGATGCAAAGGGTAAGTATGCTCAAGCCCATGGCAGAGAACTCATCGATTGGTTTCTGACCGTAGAACCCGTAACTGCATAA
- a CDS encoding NAD-dependent succinate-semialdehyde dehydrogenase translates to MSYFQPDADLLAASDKALASISTARLLPAAKTFDVIDPATEEVIGTLPDHTPADALTALAKADAAGKKWARTSPRLRSDTLHAVYAKLIENKDTLAYIISREMGKPLAEGYAEVQYSADYVRWFAEEALRAQGLYRDSPAGDATILVRRAPVGNAVLIAPWNFPMAMATRKIAPALAAGCACVVKPANLTPLTTVVVQDLMVQAGVPEDLVQVITTTDAPGFSSTLLADQRVRKISFTGSTPVGSTLMELAAKNIVKSSMELGGNAPLIVFDDADLDRAIEGAILAKMRNGGQTCVAANRMFIQEGIADAFVEGFTAKMAAFKLGNAMNKEVDLGPVIDDRAVQRLTHLVNDAVAKGATLRTGGKAPDHVGHYFEPTVLDNVPAHADITKTEIFGPVAAISRFTTQEEVIEKANDTEFGLAAFVFTENLDRAVNVAEALETGMVGINNGLLSNIAAPFGGVKASGTGREGGAEGLEEYQEIRYFTMKRRETF, encoded by the coding sequence ATGTCGTACTTCCAACCAGACGCCGATCTTCTTGCCGCATCAGACAAAGCGCTTGCAAGCATCAGCACAGCTCGTCTTCTTCCTGCAGCCAAGACTTTTGATGTCATTGATCCTGCAACAGAAGAAGTGATTGGCACCCTTCCAGATCACACACCTGCCGATGCACTCACTGCACTTGCAAAGGCTGACGCGGCAGGGAAGAAGTGGGCACGGACCAGTCCCCGCCTGCGTTCGGACACTCTGCATGCCGTCTACGCAAAGCTGATTGAAAACAAAGACACTCTTGCCTACATCATCTCTCGTGAAATGGGTAAGCCTCTTGCAGAGGGCTACGCAGAGGTTCAGTACTCGGCAGATTATGTTCGCTGGTTTGCCGAGGAAGCACTCCGCGCACAAGGGCTCTACCGAGACTCGCCTGCGGGGGATGCCACCATATTGGTTCGCCGCGCACCTGTTGGGAACGCGGTGTTGATTGCGCCATGGAATTTCCCTATGGCCATGGCCACGAGAAAGATTGCACCCGCTTTAGCCGCAGGGTGTGCCTGTGTCGTCAAGCCCGCTAACCTCACACCCCTGACCACTGTAGTTGTGCAGGATTTGATGGTTCAGGCAGGTGTACCTGAAGACCTCGTTCAGGTGATCACCACTACAGATGCTCCTGGATTCAGCTCAACTCTGTTGGCTGACCAACGTGTGCGCAAGATTTCGTTTACTGGGTCGACTCCAGTCGGCTCCACACTGATGGAGCTCGCGGCAAAGAACATTGTCAAGAGCTCCATGGAGCTCGGTGGTAATGCTCCACTCATTGTTTTTGATGATGCAGATCTCGATCGAGCTATCGAGGGAGCCATCTTGGCCAAAATGCGTAACGGTGGTCAGACCTGTGTTGCTGCCAACCGCATGTTTATCCAAGAAGGCATCGCAGATGCGTTTGTCGAGGGCTTCACAGCAAAGATGGCAGCTTTCAAGCTGGGTAACGCAATGAATAAAGAAGTCGATCTCGGGCCTGTTATCGATGATCGTGCTGTCCAACGCTTGACCCACTTAGTCAATGATGCGGTAGCAAAGGGGGCGACCTTGCGAACCGGAGGTAAAGCGCCCGATCATGTAGGTCACTACTTCGAGCCAACCGTTCTTGATAATGTTCCAGCGCATGCAGATATTACGAAGACAGAAATCTTCGGACCGGTTGCTGCTATCTCGCGATTCACAACTCAAGAAGAAGTAATTGAGAAAGCAAACGACACAGAGTTCGGTCTTGCAGCTTTTGTCTTTACCGAGAACCTCGATCGCGCGGTCAACGTTGCCGAAGCATTAGAGACCGGCATGGTGGGAATCAACAATGGTCTGCTGTCAAACATCGCAGCACCTTTTGGCGGAGTCAAGGCCTCAGGAACAGGGCGAGAGGGTGGTGCAGAAGGCCTCGAGGAGTACCAAGAAATCCGCTATTTCACCATGAAGCGCCGCGAAACGTTCTAA